The DNA sequence GATGGCATCCAGGAAGCGGGCGCGCGTGTCTGGGGTCGTCGCGCGGTACACGGCAAAGGCCGACGCCGCTCCCTCCAGGGCCCCGTTGACATCATCGAGCGACGCTTCGTGAAACGCCGGCTCGAGGCTCGTGGCGCGTTGCGGATTGATTGCACGGAAGACGTGGCCCGAGCCCTGGCTCAGATGTCCCGCAATGAAGGATTGTCCGTGAAGAGACATATGGCGATTTTGCCTTGGTAATCGTGCGTTGACAAGAACCCTTGAGGCACCGGCAACGTGACTCGTTGGGTCACGTGTCGATGCGTCGAGTGAGCGTCGAGGAGCGCGGCCGGAGGCCGCGGTCCGCAAGAACCCTTGAGGCACCGGAAAACTCGACTCGTTGGGTCAAGTTTCGGTGCGATGGTAGGGCGCGTCAGCCTCCCGCGCCGTCACGGCCGCCTCGGCGAGGCGGCCCTACCGACAACCGGTCGCACGCGTGTTTCAAGCCACCTGGTTGATCAACGTACCGATGGGCTCAATCGTGATCCGGATCTCGTCGCCGCGCTGCAGCGTGAAGTCACTCGGCGGGACGATGCCCGTGCCTGTCATCAGCAGACAGCCGGTGGGAAAGCTCAGTTCTCGGTAGAGATACTCCACCAACTCATCGAGCGGCCGGCGGATCTGGTTGACCGTCGTTGCCGCGCGGAAAGTCTCGACGCCGTCACGTTCGATTTCCAGGACGATACTCGTGTCGCCCGGAAGTGGCTTGGAGGCGACGAGTACGCACGGCCCGATCGCGCAGCTTCCGTTGTACACCTTGGCTTGCGGCAGGTAGAGCGGATTTTCACCCTCGATGTCGCGCGAGCTCATATCGTTGCCGATCGTGTAGCCGACGATCTTGCCGCGTGAGCTCAGGACGAGTGTCAGCTCTGGCTCTGGCACGCTCCAAGCGGCATCGCGCCGAATCCGGACGGCACCACCCGGCCCGATGACATGGTGTGCGTTGGCTTTGAAGAAGAGCTCGGGCCGCGCTGCGTCGTAGACACGCGCGTAGAAGTCGCCGCCACCAGCGTCGTGCGCCTCCTCCATGCGCGCGTCGCGGCTGCGATAGTACGTAACCCCGGCAGCCCAGACTTCCTGCGTGCCAATGGGCGCGATCAGCTCATCGGCGGCATGCGGGGGGCAGGGTGTTGCCGAGCTCACGAACGCAGCCACATCGTCGGCGTTGACGAGGGCATCCCAGTCACCGCCTGGTACGGATCTGAAGGCACCATCAGATTCAACGATGAGTCCCTGGAGGGTTCGATAGACGCGCATGGTTGCGCGGCCATGATAGCGGAAAAAGGAACCGGGTACATTTTCGCTCCCGAAAAGGTACCCGGTTCCTTTTCCATTTTCATTCCGCTTCCCAGAAGCGTTCGCTCAGGTACTTGTCGCCGCTGTCCGGAAAAATGGTGACGATGACGCCCTGGTCGAGGGAGCTCGCGAGGCGCAGGGCACACGCCAGTGCAGCACCAGACGAGATGCCGACGAGCAAGCCCTCCTCGCGAGCCAGCCGGCGCACCATCGCGTACGTCTCCTCCGTCGAGACGGCAAGATCGTTGTCTGCGATGGTCGGGTCGTAGATGCCCGGCACGATGGCGCTGGCCATGTGCTTGAGGCCCTCGAGGCCATGAAAGGGGTCGTCTGGCTGGAACGAGATCGCGCGGATGGCGGGGTTGAGCTCCTTGAGGCGGCGAGTGACGCCCGTGAACGTTCCGCTGGTGCCCAGGCCCGCCACGAAGTGCGTAACTCGACCCTCAGTCTGCTCCCAGATCTCCTCTGCCGTGGTTTCGTAGTGCGCGCGCCAGTTCGCCGGATTGTTGTACTGGTCCAAGTAGACGTAGCGTTCTGGATCGTCGGCGTACAGCCGGCGCGCCTCGCGAATGGCGCCGTCGGATGACTGCAGCGGGTCGGTCAAGACGAGGTCGACACCGTAAGCCGCTAGAATGCGCTTGCGCTCGTGGGTGACATTGGCGGGCACGCATAACTTCACGCGGTAGCCCAAGATGGCGCCAATCATCGCGTAGGCGATGCCCGTGTTCCCTGAGGTGGCGTCGAGAATCGTCCGGCCTGGACGCAGCATGCCGTGTCGCTCGGCGTCGCGAATCATGGCAAGGGCGGCGCGGTCCTTCACGGAGCCGCCTGGGTTCCACCACTCGGCTTTGGCGTGGATTGCCACATGAGCATTCGCCGGCCGCAGGCGCTGCAAGGCAAGGAGCGGCGTGTTACCGATGAGGTCTAGCGGCGAGGAGCTGGTGGGCGCCGCTCGAGGAGCGGCGCTCACGTCCTCTCTGCTGGCCAAGGTCGTATGCATGTCGAGCATCCTGCCGTCGGACGCGCACGGCTCACGCTGGACACCGCGCCGTCAACGCTGCCCCTTCGCCGCGCTGAGGCGTCCAGCCCGTCGAGAGGCGTTATCAGCTGAAGAATGAATAACTTGGAGGCGCCGCGGAAGGGCGCGGCCGTTACGACCGCGTTACCGCGGCAAGCGACACGCGCATCGACAGCGACACGCAGAGTCGCGGTGGGAGGCAAGCACGAACGGCTGACGTGACATCTTTCGCATAGCCGGAGCGTACGAACCTTATTCTACCCGGACTTGGCTGCTCCTGCCAAACGACGGGAAAAGGGGCCTGTGTCTCCCCCTTCCTCCATACGGAGCGCCTCCTCGGGCGTCTGACAGCTCACCACCGCGGCGCCGCGCGTCCGCTGCTCGTCATCGCGCGACACCAGCGTGGTGCCGTATCTGCGGGCGACCGCGACATACGTGGCGTCAGCGGCTCGCAGTCGATGGGTTGCGGCCAGCTCGGCCGCCTGTTTTGCCAGTAGCGTTGTGAGGGGCACGACCGTCACATGGGGGAGCGCAGCGCTCGCGTTTGCGTACTCTAGAGCACCAGTGCGGTCATCACTGGCCCGCGCTACCGCCGCGGCGATCTCCGGAACGAGCAACGTCGGCACGATGACCGGGTCTCCACGGTCCTGGATCTCGGAGAGGAGGAGAAGGCTTTCTGTGTGGCCCTCCTCATGCGGATTGAACGCGTTCACGAAGACGCTCGCGTCAACCGTGTACCTAGGATTCTTAGACCTGCTCGCCCGCCTCGACGAACGGCCAACGGGTTTGGCAGGGGCCATTGCTAGTGAGACACCACACTAGCGTCGCATCGACGAGAGGAGCTGAACCCCGCTCACGCCCGGGCGGAAGCGGCGCTCGAGGCGGCGGCCAGCCCGCAGGAATGCGTTCCACGCCGCCGTGGCGTCTGGATCCTCCGCGGTCTGCGCGGCCTCCTCCGCTGAGTCGACGGGCAGAATGACACCAACAGCGCGGCCCCGATGCGTCACGACGTACGACGCCTGCGCCTCTCGCACTTGGCGCACGATGTGCGCGGCGTGCGTCTTCAGCTCGCGAACGCCAACCGTCCTCCCCGATCGTTTCGGGTGAGCCGGGCGCTTAATGTAGTCGCTCATGTGGTCACATTATCACTCAGCGCGGCCGAGGGTCAACATCTATCCTGCTAACGAGATTACGGGAGCGCTTTGATCTGCACATTGCGGTATTCGACGGGATCGTTGTGGCCGGCGAAGCCGAAGTACCCCGATCGGCGATCCTTGCCGGGGTGCGGCTTGCCGCCCGCGAAATCGGTCACCGTCGCAAGGTCGGCGTCGAGGATGCGTGTCCCATTGAGCTCCACTTGAATGTGCGAGCCCTGCACGGTCACCTGCTGGAAGTTCCACGTGCCGACCGGACGCTGATAGCCACGGTGGGCAGCAACCATGCCGTATGCGGACCCATGGAACTGGCGCGGGTCGAGCTCGGCGTACTTCTCCGCGGTGTCATCGAGCACTTGCAGCTCGCACATCCCCTCGTAGGCCGTGTCCCCCTGGCCCGGGTATCGGATGGCGAGGCCGTTGTTGCCGCCTGCCGGCAGCGTGAGCTCGAGGCGTGCCGTGAAGTCGCCGTACTCGCGCTTCGTGTGAATCGTCCCCCCTTCGCCGGGCTTGCAGCGGATCGTTCCGTCGGGCGTGATTTCATAGCTATCCAGCGGACCGGTCCATCCCGCCCACGTCTTGCCGTCGAAGATCGATTCGAACGCCTTCGCGTCCCGCTCGGCGAGATACCGGTTGGCTTCGTCGACGGGAATCGTGCGAACGAAGATGTGACGCCACCGAATCTCGCCCCCATGGGTTTGGAGTTGAATCGGTCCCTTGGGCCAGAGGGGTGCCTCACGATCCCAGAAGTTCTCCATGCGTGCGTGATCGACCACGAGCTCGTCGTTCAGCCACACGGTCGTGATCTCGCCAACCTGTATGATGCGGAGCAGGTTCCACTCACCAAATGGCTTGTCGGCGGCGACGAGCGGATCCTTGCCCGCGGCCCCTGGGCTGTTGTTCCACAGCCCGCCTGAGCCCTTCTCGGCGCCGAGGTTCGATTTGCCGCCCTGTTGGGTGTAATCCCAGATCTGCACCTGAGGGTTTCCACGTAGATAGATCCCGCTGTCGGCCTTGGGAACGGTCTTGTATTCGATCCGCAGCTCGATGTCGCCATACTCCTCGTCGGTCGTGGCGTACGGACCCTCGCCGTCGTTCACGAGCTCACCGTTCTCCACACGCCAGTGCCGTTCGAACTCCGCCCGTTGCAACTCGAGGTACGCCGCCCGCTCGTCGGGCGACATCGCCCACAGCTTCCGCGGGTCCAGGTGCGGCATGCCGTGCCAGCCTGCCATGTCCTTGCCGTTGAACAGTGCCGTGAAGCCTGGCGGCGGCGCCGACTGCGCGAGAGCCGGTACGGCGCAACCGAGCAGTACGCCCAGTGCCACGAGCGGGAAAATGGCGAGCGATCGATGACGAAGCGACATCCGGCGCACGATTACCTCCGAGGAAATGAAATGAAACCGGGTACCTTTTTTCATCCCGAAAGGGTACCCGGTCTACTTGTGACGGCGTGGGTGATCTCGTCCAGCGCCTCAGGGTTGGCCATCGCCTCCAGGTTTGGCACTTGTCCGCCATTGATCAGGCGTGCGACGGCGATTTCCATGGCCTTGCCGCTGCGCGTCCGCGGGAGCTGGCTCACCTGGAAGACGTGCTTGGGCACGTGACGCGGGCTGGCCTTCGTTCGAATGGCAGCACGGATCCGCTCCGTCAGCTGCGAATCGAGCGTCGCGGCAGGCTGCAACACGACAAAGAGCCAGACGACCTCATCATCGGCTTCCTTCTTCCCGACGGCGAGCGCCTCCACGACTTGCGAGATGCCCTCGAGCGGGCGATAGATCTCGGCAGTGCCCATCCTCACACCACCTGGGTTCAACGTCGCGTCGCTCCGGCCGTAGACGATGATGCCGTTCTCGCCGGTCATCTCGATGAGATCGCCGTGCCGCCAGACACCCGGGAACCGCTCGAAGTACGCGGCTCTGTATCGCGCGAAGCTGGGGTCGTTCCAGAACATCAGCGGCATGGATGGAGACGGTTGCCGACACACGAGCTCTCCCGGCTGTCCCACCACCGGCCGGCCGGCTTCGTCATAGCACGCGAGATCAATCGCGAGAGCTGGCCCCTGAATCTGACCGGCGTAGACCGGCTCGGTGGGGACGCCCAGCATGAAGCACCCGACGATGTCGGTGCCGCCGGAGACACTTGCGAGATGGACGTCTCGCTTGACCGCCTCGTAGACCCACTCGAAGCCTGATGTGGACAGCGGTGAGCCGGTAGACAGAACCGTGCGCACGGTGTCGAGCCGCGCGACGCCGGCCGGACGCAGCTCGGCCGCCTTACAGGCGTGAATGTACCGCGCGCTCGTGCCGAAGTGCGTGATGCCTATCCGATCGGCCAGCCGCCAGAGCGGCTCGAGGGAGGGGTAGGACGGCGATCCTTCGAACAGCACAATCGTCGCCCCCTGCGCAAGCGCCGAGACGAGCCAATTCCACATCATCCAGCCGCACGTCGTGAAATAAAAGAGCACGTCGCCTGGCTTGATGTCGCTATGTAGGCGGAGCTCCTTGTCGTGCGTCAGGAGCACACCTCCCGTGCGGTGGACGAGGGCCTTGGGGAGGCCCGTCGTGCCGGAGGAGTACAGCACGCAGAGGGGATGATCGAAGGGAAGCGGCTCGAAGGCTGGTACGCGGGAATCCCGCGGCAGCCAATCCTCCCAAGAGTGCCAGCCTGGGCGCGGCCGTTCAGTCGGTCGCGGGACGAGCACGATGCCCCGCGACGGGCGAACACGCGCGCCCAGCTCTCGCACGACCGGCAAGGTCTCGTGAGACGTGCCGCCGTACACGTACCCGTCGGAGGCGACGATCAGCTTTGGCTCGATCTGATGGAATCGCGTGAAGGCGGCGTCGATGCCAAAGTCCGGTGAGCAGGAGCTGAAGACGGCGCCAATCGAGGCGCACGCCAACAGAAGGATGACGGCTTCAGGGACGTTCGAGATGTAGGCCGCGACGCGATCGCCGCGACCGATGCCTTCGCGACGGAGCGCGGCCGCCGAGCGTGCCACCTCCTGCCGCAAGTCGGCCCACGCAAGCCGCCGCTCGTAGCCCGTCTCGTCGGCCGCCACGATCGCGGTGGCGGAGGCGGATGGCTGGCTTGCGGGCTCGAGCAGCGCCTGCGCGTAGTTGAGCGTCGCCCCTTCGAACCACCGCGTGTGCGGCATTGGGTCGTCGCTCGTGATCCGCTGCGGGGGGGTTGCGAAGCGGATCGCGGCAAAGGCGGCGTACTCGTGCCAGAAGCGCGCGATATCCTGAATGGACCAAGCGTGCAGCGCCGCGTAGGTTGGGAGCGATCTGCCATGGCGTTGCTCCACGAACCGGCGGAAGCGGGTCATCTCTGCTTGCTCGATCCGTTCGGGCGACGGCGTCCAGAGCGGTGCAGTCATACGGGCTGTCGCGTGCTATCTTTGCTGAGCCAATTGTACTCGTGCGGTCCGCACCTGACAGCCCGATGACAACGATGAGCCAAGCGCGGGCACTGCCCTTCGAAGATTCTGCCAGCGGGGCGCTCGGCGAGGCCTTGCGACGTTTCGACTGGCGCGGCGCACCAACCGTGGTCGAGGCGGTCTCGATTGCCGCCAGCGGTCGTGCCATTCAGATTGACGCGTTCCTCAACGAGTTCTGGACGGCGCGGCAGCGAGCAGCGCACAGCTTGCACGAGGTGTCGTATCGCGCCTGCTTCAAGCCGCAGCTGCCGCGGTTCTTCATCGAGCGCCTGACCCAGCAGGGCGATGCGGTGTATGACCCCTTCATGGGGCGAGGGACGACGCTCGTGGAAGCTGCGCTCCTGGGACGCCGCGCCTATGGATGCGACATCAATCCTCTGAGCCGTGTGCTCTGCGAGCCCAGATTGACTCCGCCCACACTCGCTGAAGTCGAGCGTGCGCTCGCGGACGTAGATTTGGAGCCCGCTGACCTCGGTGCGATACACGCAGGCGGCGCCGTCGAGCCGCTGGCGAGCGACGTCGAAGCACCTGTGCTGAGCGACGTCGAAGCATGCCCGGAACGGCTGTTGGTCTTCTACCACCCACATACCCTCCGCCAGATCTGCGCGCTGCGCCAACATCTACTTGCAAAGGAGCGCGCCGGAACGCTCACTCGCGCGGATCGCTGGATCCGCATGGTGGCGGTGAATCGGCTCACCGGACACTCTCCAGGATTCTTCTCAGTCTACACGCTGCCTCCGAACCAGGCGGTCTCACCGAAATCGCAGGCGAAGATCAACGCTCGTCGTGGCCAGGTGCCTCCCGAGCGCGACGTCCGCAAGATTATCCTTCGCAAGAGTCGGGCGCTGCTTCGCGACTGCAGCGCCGAAGTGGGGGCGCTCGTCGACCGAGCGACGCCGCACCATCGCCTCATCGTGGGCAGGGCGTCCGACACCCCGCAGCTCGACGCAAATTCCGTTGCGCTCGTCGTGACGTCACCACCGTTTCTCGACGTTGTCGACTACAAGACCGACAACTGGCTGCGCTGTTGGTTCTGCGGTATCGACGCCTCGGCTGTTCCAGTCACCCTCTCGAGGCAGGTGGCTGCGTGGCAGCAGTTCGTGACCGAGGTGCTGCGGGAGGTGAGGCGCGTGCTGCGTCCCGGAGGCCATGTCGCCTTCGAGGTTGGCGAAGTCAGAGGGGGAGCCGTGCGATTGGAGGATGCGGTCGTTCCTGCCGGAATCGCTGCCGGCCTCGAGCCGGTGCTCCTGCTCATCAACACGCAGCGATTCACGAAGACTGCTAATTGTTGGGGGGTCACGAACAACAGCAAAGGCACCAACACCAACAGGGTCGTCGTCTTCAGGAAGCACTGATGAGCGTCACGGTGAGTCGAAGAGCGCACTGACCGATTCGCCGAGATGAATGCGGCGCATGGCTTCGGCGAGGGCGGAGGCAATCGACAGCACCTCGAGCTTCGGCCGCCGTTTCGCCGCCGGAATCGGCACCGTGTTCGTACAGACAATCTCGAGCACGTCGGGCTGATCGTGGATCCGATCGAGGGCGTCCGCGGCGAAGAGGCCATGCGTGCACGCGACGCGGATGGAGGCGGCCTTCTCCTCCCTCAAGCGGTTCAGCAGCTCGATAACGGTCGTCCCTTTCGCGATCTCATCGTCCAGGACGATCACATCGCGACCGGCGACATCTCCGATGATGGAGGTGATGCTGACGCGTTCGTCAGTGAATCGCTGCTTGGCGCCGGCGGCGACCGAGACATTCAGCAGCCGAGCAAAAGCCGCCGCCTGCTTGGCGTTGCCGAGGTCAGGGGAAACGGCCACGGTGTTTGCGAGGTCGTATCGGCGGAAGTGATCCGCGAGCTCGCGGAGCGCGTGGAGGTGATCGACCGGGATGCTGAAGAAGCCGTGCACCTGCGGCGCGTGCAGGGTCATCGTGAGGACACGATTGGCCCCGGCCGTGACCAGGAGGTCGGCGACGAGCCGCCCGCCGATCGAGACGCGCGGCGCATCTTTCTTGTCGGAGCGCGCATACGCGTAGTGTGGCATCACGGCCGTCGTGCGGCCGGCGGATGCGCCACGCGCGGCGTCGAGCATCAACAGCAGCTCCACCAGGTGCTCCTGGACCGGCGGGACCAGCGGTTGGATCAGGAAGACGTCGCGATCCCGGCAATTGGCCTGGAGCTGGACCTCGAGGCAATCGTTGGCGAACCGCTGGACGCGCACGGGCAGCAGCGGGGTGTCGAGATGAGCACAGATCTCACGCGCCAGCTCCGGATGCGCGCTCCCACTGAAGACCGCCAGCTCTCGCACAATGCCTCCTTCGGTGTGAACGGGTGCCGTTGACATACGCGATTGGCCTGTAGCTTCGCGCCCATTATTTGCTACCCTATGCAGCCATGCCAACGCGCCGACGTGGAAGAGGTTTCGCATGACGACCCTCGACTGGTTGATTATCCTCGCGTACTTTGGCGGACTGATGGCGCTCGCGTGGTGGGTCATCGGGAAGGCCAGGGACACCGCGGACGACTACTTCCTCGCGGGCCGCAACCTGGGCTGGTTCGTCATTGGCGCCTCGATCTTCGCGTCGAACATCGGCTCGGAGCATGTGGTTGGCCTTGCCGGGTCGGGTGCCACCAGCGGCGTGGCGCTCGCACATTATGAGCTGCACGCCTGGTGTCTGCTCGTCCTCGGATGGGTCTTCGTGCCTTTTTACATGCGCTCGAAGGTCTACACCATGCCGGAGTTCCTCGAGCGCCGATTTTCGCCCGCCTCGCGCTGGGTATTGTCACTGATCTCGCTCGTCGCGTACGTGATCACGAAGATCGCGGTCGGCATCTTTGCTGGCGGTGTCGTGTTTGGCACGCTCCTACCCGGCCTGCAAATCTCGATCGGCGGCATGGTCTTGAACAGCTTTTGGATTGGCTCCGTGCTGGTGGTGGTGCTCACGGGCACCTACACGGTGCTCGGTGGCCTGCGCGCGGTGGCGTACACCGAGGCGGTCCAGACGGTCGTCCTCGTGGTGGGCTCGGGGCTGCTCACTATTTATGGTCTCGCGGCGCTCGGAGGGTGGGGCGAGTTCCGGGCGGCGCTCGAGCCAGACCTGTTCAACCTGTGGAAGCCCCTGATCCCGGCCGGCATGGAGGGCACCTGGTTGCCCGTGAAGGAGCCGGGTCGCATCGCCTGGTATTTCAATACCGACTATCCATGGGTGGGCATGCTCTTTTGCGCGCCCATCATCGGCTTGTGGTATTGGTGCACCGACCAGTACATCGTCCAACGCGCGCTTGGCGCGCCGGACCAAACCGCCGCGCGTCGCGGCACGATCTTCGCGGCGTGTCTCAAGCTGCTGCCGGTCTTCATCTTCATCATTCCAGGGATGATCGCGCTGGCGCTTGCAAAGACGGGCCGCGCCGACCTGCTCGGAACGATCGTGGACGCCGAGGGCCGCGCAATTCCGGAAGCCGCCCAAGGTGCATTTCCGCTCATGGTGCAGGCGGTGCTGCCGGCTGGCGTCCGCGGCTTGGTCGTCGCAGGTTTGCTGGCGGCGCTCATGAGCTCGCTCGCTGGTGTCTTCAATGCCTGCTCGACCCTCTTCACGATGGACTTCTACCGCAAGCTGCATCCAAGCGCGTCGCAGCATCAGCTCGTGTGGATTGGCCGCGTGGCGACAACGGTGATGGTGCTCGTGGGCTTGTTGTGGATTCCAGTGATTCAGGGCGCGAGGGGGCTCTACGAGTATCTACAAGGTGTGCAGGGCTATCTGGGGCCGCCCATCTTTGCGGTGTTCTTTCTCGGCGTGTTCATGAAGCGGCTCAATGGACAGGGATGCCTTGCCGCGCTCGTTCTCGGGTTCCTCCTAGGAGTGTTCCGGCTGGCCGTCGATACACCGGTCAGCCTGGGGCTTGCAGGCTTCGAGAGCGGCTATCCGGAAGGGTCGCTGCTCTGGATTGTGAACAACACGTACTTCCAATATTACAGCCTGTTCATCTTCCTCGTGTCGGCAGCAACGATGATCATCGTGA is a window from the Luteitalea sp. genome containing:
- a CDS encoding site-specific DNA-methyltransferase, whose protein sequence is MSQARALPFEDSASGALGEALRRFDWRGAPTVVEAVSIAASGRAIQIDAFLNEFWTARQRAAHSLHEVSYRACFKPQLPRFFIERLTQQGDAVYDPFMGRGTTLVEAALLGRRAYGCDINPLSRVLCEPRLTPPTLAEVERALADVDLEPADLGAIHAGGAVEPLASDVEAPVLSDVEACPERLLVFYHPHTLRQICALRQHLLAKERAGTLTRADRWIRMVAVNRLTGHSPGFFSVYTLPPNQAVSPKSQAKINARRGQVPPERDVRKIILRKSRALLRDCSAEVGALVDRATPHHRLIVGRASDTPQLDANSVALVVTSPPFLDVVDYKTDNWLRCWFCGIDASAVPVTLSRQVAAWQQFVTEVLREVRRVLRPGGHVAFEVGEVRGGAVRLEDAVVPAGIAAGLEPVLLLINTQRFTKTANCWGVTNNSKGTNTNRVVVFRKH
- a CDS encoding type II toxin-antitoxin system prevent-host-death family antitoxin, coding for MSDYIKRPAHPKRSGRTVGVRELKTHAAHIVRQVREAQASYVVTHRGRAVGVILPVDSAEEAAQTAEDPDATAAWNAFLRAGRRLERRFRPGVSGVQLLSSMRR
- the prs gene encoding ribose-phosphate diphosphokinase; translation: MRELAVFSGSAHPELAREICAHLDTPLLPVRVQRFANDCLEVQLQANCRDRDVFLIQPLVPPVQEHLVELLLMLDAARGASAGRTTAVMPHYAYARSDKKDAPRVSIGGRLVADLLVTAGANRVLTMTLHAPQVHGFFSIPVDHLHALRELADHFRRYDLANTVAVSPDLGNAKQAAAFARLLNVSVAAGAKQRFTDERVSITSIIGDVAGRDVIVLDDEIAKGTTVIELLNRLREEKAASIRVACTHGLFAADALDRIHDQPDVLEIVCTNTVPIPAAKRRPKLEVLSIASALAEAMRRIHLGESVSALFDSP
- a CDS encoding acetoacetate--CoA ligase — translated: MTAPLWTPSPERIEQAEMTRFRRFVEQRHGRSLPTYAALHAWSIQDIARFWHEYAAFAAIRFATPPQRITSDDPMPHTRWFEGATLNYAQALLEPASQPSASATAIVAADETGYERRLAWADLRQEVARSAAALRREGIGRGDRVAAYISNVPEAVILLLACASIGAVFSSCSPDFGIDAAFTRFHQIEPKLIVASDGYVYGGTSHETLPVVRELGARVRPSRGIVLVPRPTERPRPGWHSWEDWLPRDSRVPAFEPLPFDHPLCVLYSSGTTGLPKALVHRTGGVLLTHDKELRLHSDIKPGDVLFYFTTCGWMMWNWLVSALAQGATIVLFEGSPSYPSLEPLWRLADRIGITHFGTSARYIHACKAAELRPAGVARLDTVRTVLSTGSPLSTSGFEWVYEAVKRDVHLASVSGGTDIVGCFMLGVPTEPVYAGQIQGPALAIDLACYDEAGRPVVGQPGELVCRQPSPSMPLMFWNDPSFARYRAAYFERFPGVWRHGDLIEMTGENGIIVYGRSDATLNPGGVRMGTAEIYRPLEGISQVVEALAVGKKEADDEVVWLFVVLQPAATLDSQLTERIRAAIRTKASPRHVPKHVFQVSQLPRTRSGKAMEIAVARLINGGQVPNLEAMANPEALDEITHAVTSRPGTLSG
- a CDS encoding PIN domain-containing protein, which codes for MAPAKPVGRSSRRASRSKNPRYTVDASVFVNAFNPHEEGHTESLLLLSEIQDRGDPVIVPTLLVPEIAAAVARASDDRTGALEYANASAALPHVTVVPLTTLLAKQAAELAATHRLRAADATYVAVARRYGTTLVSRDDEQRTRGAAVVSCQTPEEALRMEEGGDTGPFSRRLAGAAKSG
- a CDS encoding cysteine synthase: MHTTLASREDVSAAPRAAPTSSSPLDLIGNTPLLALQRLRPANAHVAIHAKAEWWNPGGSVKDRAALAMIRDAERHGMLRPGRTILDATSGNTGIAYAMIGAILGYRVKLCVPANVTHERKRILAAYGVDLVLTDPLQSSDGAIREARRLYADDPERYVYLDQYNNPANWRAHYETTAEEIWEQTEGRVTHFVAGLGTSGTFTGVTRRLKELNPAIRAISFQPDDPFHGLEGLKHMASAIVPGIYDPTIADNDLAVSTEETYAMVRRLAREEGLLVGISSGAALACALRLASSLDQGVIVTIFPDSGDKYLSERFWEAE
- a CDS encoding sodium/solute symporter (Members of the Solute:Sodium Symporter (SSS), TC 2.A.21 as described in tcdb.org, catalyze solute:Na+ symport. Known solutes for members of the family include sugars, amino acids, nucleosides, inositols, vitamins, urea or anions, depending on the system.) — encoded protein: MTTLDWLIILAYFGGLMALAWWVIGKARDTADDYFLAGRNLGWFVIGASIFASNIGSEHVVGLAGSGATSGVALAHYELHAWCLLVLGWVFVPFYMRSKVYTMPEFLERRFSPASRWVLSLISLVAYVITKIAVGIFAGGVVFGTLLPGLQISIGGMVLNSFWIGSVLVVVLTGTYTVLGGLRAVAYTEAVQTVVLVVGSGLLTIYGLAALGGWGEFRAALEPDLFNLWKPLIPAGMEGTWLPVKEPGRIAWYFNTDYPWVGMLFCAPIIGLWYWCTDQYIVQRALGAPDQTAARRGTIFAACLKLLPVFIFIIPGMIALALAKTGRADLLGTIVDAEGRAIPEAAQGAFPLMVQAVLPAGVRGLVVAGLLAALMSSLAGVFNACSTLFTMDFYRKLHPSASQHQLVWIGRVATTVMVLVGLLWIPVIQGARGLYEYLQGVQGYLGPPIFAVFFLGVFMKRLNGQGCLAALVLGFLLGVFRLAVDTPVSLGLAGFESGYPEGSLLWIVNNTYFQYYSLFIFLVSAATMIIVSYATAAPAEAQIRELTYATVTEAQRQETRSSWDRQDVLGSVTVVLLILAAYLYFNG
- a CDS encoding DUF1080 domain-containing protein — translated: MSLRHRSLAIFPLVALGVLLGCAVPALAQSAPPPGFTALFNGKDMAGWHGMPHLDPRKLWAMSPDERAAYLELQRAEFERHWRVENGELVNDGEGPYATTDEEYGDIELRIEYKTVPKADSGIYLRGNPQVQIWDYTQQGGKSNLGAEKGSGGLWNNSPGAAGKDPLVAADKPFGEWNLLRIIQVGEITTVWLNDELVVDHARMENFWDREAPLWPKGPIQLQTHGGEIRWRHIFVRTIPVDEANRYLAERDAKAFESIFDGKTWAGWTGPLDSYEITPDGTIRCKPGEGGTIHTKREYGDFTARLELTLPAGGNNGLAIRYPGQGDTAYEGMCELQVLDDTAEKYAELDPRQFHGSAYGMVAAHRGYQRPVGTWNFQQVTVQGSHIQVELNGTRILDADLATVTDFAGGKPHPGKDRRSGYFGFAGHNDPVEYRNVQIKALP
- a CDS encoding 2-hydroxyhepta-2,4-diene-1,7-dioate isomerase produces the protein MRVYRTLQGLIVESDGAFRSVPGGDWDALVNADDVAAFVSSATPCPPHAADELIAPIGTQEVWAAGVTYYRSRDARMEEAHDAGGGDFYARVYDAARPELFFKANAHHVIGPGGAVRIRRDAAWSVPEPELTLVLSSRGKIVGYTIGNDMSSRDIEGENPLYLPQAKVYNGSCAIGPCVLVASKPLPGDTSIVLEIERDGVETFRAATTVNQIRRPLDELVEYLYRELSFPTGCLLMTGTGIVPPSDFTLQRGDEIRITIEPIGTLINQVA